In Flavobacterium piscisymbiosum, the sequence CGACTAAAGTTTTCACTCCAACAACCCTAAACCCTAATTTAAGATATAGTTTCTTCGCACCCGGATTTCCTTCTTCAACCAATAAACCTAAAGTCTGCTTGTTTTTGGTTACAATTTCTTCAATCAAAAACTGCAATAATTGAGAACCAATTCCTTTTCCCTGATGATTTGGACTTACGCCTAATGCGTCAATATAAAATTCCCCACTTTGGGTTTCATTTTCTGGACTAAAATCAGGATTGAAATTAAGACGAACATAATCCACAACAGGTTTACGAAGTTCCTGCAATTTTGCTCCATCATAAACAGCAACAGCTCCTACAATTTCATCGTTTTCTTCAGCCACAAAACAATTCTGATACGAGTACTGATTGCTTTCATATTCAACAAAATGAAGCAGGAAATAATAGGCCGTTTTAGGATCTTTTTCGCCAATGAATTTATAAATTATTTCTTCCATTGCCAGCAACAAATATTTGGCAATAGATTCAGAATCTTCAATAGTTGCTTTTCTAATAATCACGATATGTATTTTAAGAGTACAAAATT encodes:
- a CDS encoding GNAT family N-acetyltransferase, encoding MIIRKATIEDSESIAKYLLLAMEEIIYKFIGEKDPKTAYYFLLHFVEYESNQYSYQNCFVAEENDEIVGAVAVYDGAKLQELRKPVVDYVRLNFNPDFSPENETQSGEFYIDALGVSPNHQGKGIGSQLLQFLIEEIVTKNKQTLGLLVEEGNPGAKKLYLKLGFRVVGVKTLVGKTLEHLQIS